In Paraburkholderia bryophila, a single genomic region encodes these proteins:
- a CDS encoding PAAR domain-containing protein — translation MKRYLILNGDKTTANGTVQAAPTSIQLSDKDVAHEGDPVACPACNTTGKIQCDGPRQVMTAPDGRHAALNDDLCICGCHPPPRLVASQQMMSTEA, via the coding sequence ATGAAACGATATCTAATTCTGAACGGCGACAAGACGACAGCTAACGGCACCGTTCAGGCCGCACCGACGTCTATTCAATTGAGCGATAAAGACGTCGCCCACGAAGGGGATCCCGTCGCATGTCCGGCATGCAATACAACGGGAAAAATTCAGTGTGATGGCCCGCGCCAGGTAATGACGGCGCCGGACGGAAGGCACGCCGCATTGAATGACGATCTTTGTATTTGCGGTTGCCATCCGCCGCCCCGGTTAGTAGCGTCGCAACAGATGATGTCTACGGAAGCGTAA